In the Acidovorax sp. A79 genome, one interval contains:
- a CDS encoding DUF3606 domain-containing protein gives MSDDKSQTVQDRRFINLSEPCEVRDWTHSLGVAEAPAGPSADKVREYLVSR, from the coding sequence ATGAGCGATGACAAAAGCCAGACGGTACAGGACCGCCGTTTCATCAACCTCAGCGAACCCTGTGAAGTGCGCGACTGGACCCATAGCCTGGGCGTCGCGGAAGCCCCGGCCGGCCCGTCCGCCGACAAGGTCCGCGAGTACCTGGTTTCGCGGTAG
- the phnE gene encoding phosphonate ABC transporter, permease protein PhnE, translating into MNIGSYTFLVARPSGGLGWWPRIGIGALFVGVLWWAARGAQVSFGELAKGLPWIGDFLGRMLPPNWAFLDKLIVPAIETIQIAVWGTLLAVLLAIPVCFFAARNLTPNVVVYQFTRQLFNVTRGVNEIILALVFVAAVGLGPFPGVLALAVHGAGMLGKFFAESIEEIDQGPIEALRSTGAGPIQTIIFAVLPQVVTAWIAVVLYRFETNLRQATVLGMVGAGGIGFELVGSMKLFQYQDTATCIAVIIAMVMVADTISTRLRAWIQKGAR; encoded by the coding sequence ATGAACATCGGTTCCTACACTTTTCTGGTGGCCCGGCCCAGCGGCGGGCTGGGGTGGTGGCCGCGCATCGGCATCGGTGCGCTGTTCGTCGGCGTGCTGTGGTGGGCCGCGCGCGGCGCGCAGGTCAGCTTTGGCGAACTGGCCAAGGGCCTGCCGTGGATCGGCGATTTCCTGGGGCGCATGCTGCCGCCCAACTGGGCGTTTCTAGACAAGCTGATCGTCCCGGCGATCGAGACCATCCAGATCGCCGTGTGGGGCACGCTGCTCGCCGTGCTCCTGGCGATCCCCGTGTGCTTCTTCGCCGCGCGCAACCTCACGCCCAACGTGGTGGTCTACCAGTTCACCCGCCAGCTGTTCAACGTGACGCGCGGAGTCAACGAGATCATCCTGGCGCTGGTGTTCGTGGCCGCCGTGGGGCTGGGGCCGTTTCCGGGCGTGCTGGCCCTGGCGGTGCATGGTGCGGGCATGCTGGGCAAGTTCTTCGCCGAGTCGATCGAGGAGATAGACCAGGGGCCCATCGAGGCACTGCGCTCCACGGGGGCCGGGCCCATACAGACCATCATCTTTGCCGTGCTGCCCCAGGTGGTGACCGCATGGATCGCCGTGGTCCTCTACCGCTTCGAGACCAACCTGCGCCAGGCCACCGTGCTGGGCATGGTGGGCGCGGGCGGCATCGGATTCGAACTGGTGGGCAGCATGAAGCTGTTCCAGTACCAGGACACCGCCACCTGCATCGCCGTGATCATCGCCATGGTGATGGTGGCCGACACCATCTCGACCCGGCTGCGTGCCTGGATTCAAAAAGGAGCCCGTTGA
- a CDS encoding LysR substrate-binding domain-containing protein yields the protein MRLTQLRSFHAVATEGSFTRAAQALHVSQPTVTTQVQQLEELYKVELFHRTGRRIRPTEIGERLLQLSRQMFDLEQEAVQILRDAGELRSGHLRVAAVGPSHVTKMLAAFNQRYPEIQISVGTGNSEDVLSRLLDYRADVGVLAQVLKDKRFVSVPYSEHPIVIFCNADHRFARRRSIRTAELQGEKLILREQGSTTRKAIELALKAADVQPTVVMEVASREIIREAVLQGLGVAAVSEVEYVPGSGLHAVRISDAQIRTYAHVVCLAERRDTRLIRAFFNIIGRDS from the coding sequence ATGCGGTTGACGCAATTGAGGTCTTTTCATGCGGTGGCGACCGAAGGGAGCTTTACCCGCGCAGCGCAGGCCTTGCACGTGAGTCAGCCCACCGTGACCACGCAGGTTCAGCAACTCGAGGAGCTGTACAAAGTTGAACTTTTTCACCGAACGGGGCGCCGCATTCGCCCGACAGAAATCGGAGAGCGATTGCTCCAGCTTTCGCGCCAGATGTTCGACCTTGAGCAAGAAGCCGTGCAAATTCTTCGAGACGCAGGCGAACTGCGTTCGGGGCATTTGCGTGTTGCGGCCGTGGGCCCTTCACACGTGACGAAGATGCTGGCGGCGTTTAACCAGAGATACCCGGAGATCCAGATTTCGGTAGGAACCGGCAACTCGGAAGATGTGTTGAGCCGGCTGCTGGACTACCGGGCGGACGTCGGTGTTCTGGCGCAGGTGCTCAAAGACAAGCGTTTCGTGTCGGTTCCGTACAGCGAACACCCCATCGTGATTTTCTGCAATGCAGACCATCGGTTCGCCCGCCGCCGCAGCATCCGCACCGCAGAGCTGCAAGGCGAAAAATTGATATTGCGCGAGCAAGGGTCCACCACGCGCAAGGCCATAGAACTGGCGCTCAAGGCTGCGGATGTGCAGCCGACAGTCGTCATGGAGGTTGCCAGCCGGGAGATCATCCGGGAGGCCGTGCTCCAAGGACTGGGCGTCGCGGCGGTCTCGGAGGTGGAGTACGTGCCCGGTTCAGGTTTGCACGCGGTGCGAATCAGCGATGCGCAAATCAGGACCTATGCACACGTCGTGTGCCTGGCCGAGCGCAGGGACACGCGTCTCATCCGGGCGTTCTTCAACATCATCGGACGTGACTCTTAG
- the phnC gene encoding phosphonate ABC transporter ATP-binding protein, which yields MIRIRGLNKRYGDFDALTGIDLDVAPGEFLVVLGPSGAGKSTLLRCINRLAEPTSGEIHIDGQLAQSGGASLRGLRRQVAMIFQHYNVVPRLSVQKNVLTGRMGAVPAVLSWLQIFPRKDVAIALECLRRVELQDKAGLRTDTLSGGQKQRVGIARALAQQPKVILADEPVASLDPKTSRTVLNYLKQASRELGITVVCNLHQIDYAREFGERIVGVSGGRIVYDGGPEGLTDEVLKRIYPGLDENDARSRSAPAVAAAAAPALRQLKLEEASA from the coding sequence ATGATCAGGATCCGTGGTCTGAACAAGCGCTACGGCGACTTCGACGCGCTCACGGGCATCGACCTCGACGTGGCACCGGGCGAGTTCCTGGTCGTGCTGGGCCCTTCGGGTGCCGGCAAATCGACGCTGCTGCGCTGCATCAACCGCCTGGCCGAGCCCACGAGCGGCGAGATCCACATCGACGGGCAACTGGCCCAGTCCGGCGGCGCAAGCTTGCGCGGTCTGCGCCGCCAGGTGGCGATGATCTTCCAGCACTACAACGTAGTGCCCCGCCTGTCGGTGCAGAAGAACGTGCTGACGGGCCGCATGGGGGCGGTGCCTGCGGTGCTGTCGTGGCTGCAGATCTTTCCTCGCAAGGACGTGGCGATTGCGCTCGAATGCCTGCGCCGCGTGGAACTGCAGGACAAGGCCGGGTTGCGCACCGACACGCTCTCGGGCGGGCAAAAGCAGCGCGTGGGCATTGCGCGTGCGCTGGCCCAGCAGCCCAAGGTGATCCTGGCCGATGAGCCGGTCGCCAGCCTGGACCCCAAAACCTCGCGCACGGTGCTCAACTACCTCAAGCAGGCAAGCCGCGAACTGGGCATCACCGTAGTCTGCAACCTGCACCAGATCGACTATGCACGCGAGTTCGGCGAACGCATCGTGGGCGTGTCGGGCGGGCGCATCGTCTACGACGGCGGGCCCGAGGGCCTGACGGACGAGGTGCTCAAGCGCATCTACCCCGGACTGGACGAAAACGACGCCCGCAGCCGCAGCGCCCCTGCCGTGGCAGCCGCAGCAGCGCCCGCGCTGCGCCAGTTGAAACTTGAGGAGGCAAGCGCATGA
- the phnY gene encoding phosphonoacetaldehyde dehydrogenase, whose product MSCIMESVDFRAEALRIGGARVRTERSIDVVNPYSGERVGTVGMASVEDVRRAMDIAHAYVPTLSRYERSAILNRAAALLRERTDQASNIITAESGLCKKDSTYEIGRVADVLNFGANEALRDDGQVFSCDLTPHGKKRKVITTREPLLGVITAITPFNHPMNQVAHKVVPAVATNNRMVLKPSEKVPLSAYYFADLLYEAGLPVEMLQVVTGDPHEIADELLTHRHVDLVTFTGGVAIGKYIASKAGYRRMVLELGGNDPLIVMDDADLDKASDLAVQGSYKNSGQRCTAVKRMLVHEKVAAEFTERVVAKTKAWRYGDPMDRANEMGTVIDEAAARHFEKVVNEAIAQGARLLAGNVREGALYSPTVLDRVRPEMTVVREETFGPVSPIITFRDIDEAIRISNGTAFGLSSGICTNRMDDVTRFAKELQVGTVNLWEVPGYRIELTPFGGIKDSGLGYKEGVQEAIKSFTNCKTFTLPW is encoded by the coding sequence ATGAGTTGCATCATGGAAAGCGTGGACTTCCGCGCGGAGGCCCTGCGCATCGGCGGCGCCAGGGTGCGCACGGAGCGCAGCATCGACGTCGTCAACCCCTACAGCGGCGAGCGCGTGGGCACGGTGGGCATGGCCAGCGTGGAGGACGTGCGCCGGGCGATGGACATCGCCCATGCCTATGTGCCCACGCTGTCGCGCTACGAGCGTTCGGCCATCCTGAACCGTGCGGCGGCGCTGCTGCGCGAGCGCACCGACCAGGCGTCGAACATCATCACCGCGGAGTCGGGCCTGTGCAAGAAGGACAGCACCTACGAGATCGGGCGCGTGGCCGACGTGCTCAACTTCGGCGCCAACGAAGCCCTGCGCGACGATGGGCAGGTGTTCTCGTGCGACCTCACGCCGCACGGCAAGAAGCGCAAGGTGATCACCACGCGCGAGCCGCTGCTGGGCGTCATCACGGCCATCACGCCCTTCAACCACCCCATGAACCAGGTGGCGCACAAGGTGGTGCCAGCCGTGGCCACCAACAACCGCATGGTGCTCAAGCCTTCGGAGAAGGTGCCCCTGTCGGCCTACTATTTTGCGGACCTGCTGTACGAGGCCGGGCTGCCCGTGGAGATGCTGCAGGTCGTGACCGGCGACCCGCACGAGATCGCCGATGAGCTGCTGACCCACCGCCATGTGGATCTGGTCACCTTCACGGGCGGGGTTGCCATCGGCAAGTACATTGCGTCGAAGGCCGGCTACCGGCGCATGGTGCTGGAGCTGGGCGGCAACGACCCGCTGATCGTGATGGACGATGCCGACCTGGACAAGGCCAGCGACCTGGCGGTGCAGGGCTCGTACAAGAACTCGGGCCAGCGCTGCACGGCGGTCAAGCGCATGCTGGTGCACGAGAAGGTGGCGGCCGAGTTCACCGAGCGCGTGGTGGCCAAGACGAAGGCATGGCGCTATGGCGACCCGATGGACCGGGCGAACGAGATGGGCACGGTGATCGATGAGGCCGCGGCCCGCCATTTCGAGAAGGTGGTGAACGAGGCCATCGCCCAGGGCGCGCGCTTGCTGGCGGGCAATGTGCGCGAGGGCGCGCTGTACTCCCCCACGGTGCTGGACCGGGTGCGGCCGGAGATGACCGTGGTGCGCGAAGAGACCTTCGGCCCCGTATCGCCCATCATCACCTTCAGGGACATCGACGAGGCGATCCGCATCTCCAACGGCACGGCCTTCGGCCTGTCGTCGGGCATCTGCACCAACCGCATGGACGACGTGACCCGCTTTGCCAAGGAACTGCAGGTCGGCACCGTCAACCTCTGGGAGGTGCCCGGCTACCGCATCGAGCTGACGCCGTTCGGCGGCATCAAGGACTCGGGCCTGGGCTACAAGGAAGGGGTGCAGGAGGCGATCAAGTCGTTCACCAACTGCAAGACGTTCACCCTGCCTTGGTAG
- the ligD gene encoding DNA ligase D — protein MKELLSQYRKKRNFALTPEPAEGGVPGGDALQYVIQKHWASRLHYDLRLELDGTMKSWAVPKGPSYDPADKRMAVQVEDHPIAYNSFEGQIPAKQYGAGRVIIWDRGYWVPVGDPHEGYRKGKLKFELYGHKLQGHWTLVRMHGGAGEKQPPWLLIKEHDGLERPGHEFSVVDEMPDSVAAAPAVSAPRKAPARPGGVAPSAKRQASAMTAPRAPLPETLSPQLATLVDGPPHDTTGWIWELKFDGYRLLARVERGKARLFTRNGNDWTARMPDLAAAIARLALKSGWIDGEVLMPDAHGVPDFQALQNAFDGQSTQALVFYVFDLPYADGHDLRALPLVERREHLRKVVEGAPTDRVRFSEAFEARPADLVSSACKLGFEGVIGKLKAGGYASRRSAEWIKLKCTHRQEFVIGGYTAPQGSRTGIGSLLLGVHDDTGALRYAGNVGTGFSERVLADLSRRLRALRTSASPFANPRALGKKAHWVEPKLLAEVSFGEWTKEGRIRHSVFHGLRDDKPPQAIVQERPKQWAKHPATAGSGIGSLRVSHPERVIDPSTGTTKIDLIRYYATVAPLLMPHLEGRPVSLVRAPDGVSGELFFQKHLETGRMEGVRQLAESLFPGHPALLEIAGPQGPLSAAQMNTVELHTWNARKDRIGRPDRMTFDLDPGEGVPWTHVQEAATLVRLMLTELGLPAFLKTSGGKGLHIVVPIKRLHDWETVKGFSQAVVRHLAQTIPQRFVAKSGPKNRVGKVFVDYLRNGFGATTASAWTARARPGMGISVPVSWPELDMLGSGAHWNIQNVGPRLPVGNGAWEGYGQAAVSISSALKALD, from the coding sequence ATGAAGGAGCTCTTGTCCCAGTACAGGAAGAAGCGCAACTTTGCGCTGACGCCGGAGCCCGCGGAAGGCGGTGTGCCGGGCGGCGATGCCCTGCAGTATGTGATCCAGAAGCACTGGGCCAGCCGCCTGCACTATGACTTGCGGCTTGAACTCGACGGCACGATGAAGAGCTGGGCCGTGCCCAAAGGGCCGAGCTACGATCCGGCCGACAAGCGCATGGCCGTGCAGGTGGAAGACCATCCCATCGCCTACAACAGCTTCGAAGGCCAGATTCCGGCAAAGCAGTATGGTGCCGGCCGGGTCATCATCTGGGATCGCGGCTACTGGGTGCCGGTCGGGGACCCCCACGAGGGCTACCGCAAGGGGAAATTGAAGTTCGAGCTTTACGGGCACAAGCTCCAGGGCCATTGGACGCTGGTGCGCATGCACGGCGGTGCAGGCGAAAAGCAGCCACCCTGGCTGCTCATCAAGGAACACGACGGGCTGGAACGCCCCGGCCACGAGTTCAGCGTGGTGGATGAAATGCCCGACAGCGTCGCGGCGGCGCCCGCGGTCTCCGCGCCCCGAAAGGCCCCGGCAAGGCCCGGCGGCGTGGCGCCGTCCGCCAAGCGCCAGGCGAGCGCGATGACGGCGCCCAGAGCGCCGCTCCCGGAGACGCTGTCGCCCCAGCTCGCCACCTTGGTGGACGGTCCACCCCATGACACCACGGGCTGGATCTGGGAGCTGAAGTTCGACGGCTACCGCCTCCTGGCCCGCGTGGAACGAGGCAAGGCGCGGCTGTTCACCCGCAACGGCAATGACTGGACGGCCAGGATGCCGGACCTGGCGGCGGCCATCGCCAGGCTTGCGTTGAAGTCCGGCTGGATCGACGGTGAAGTGCTCATGCCCGATGCCCATGGCGTCCCAGACTTTCAGGCGCTGCAAAATGCATTCGATGGCCAGTCCACGCAAGCACTGGTTTTCTATGTGTTCGACTTGCCCTACGCGGATGGCCATGACCTTCGTGCGCTTCCTCTCGTGGAGCGGCGGGAGCATCTTCGCAAGGTCGTGGAAGGGGCACCCACCGACCGGGTGCGCTTCAGCGAGGCCTTTGAAGCGCGGCCGGCCGACCTGGTTTCCTCGGCCTGCAAGCTGGGCTTTGAAGGGGTCATCGGAAAACTCAAGGCGGGCGGGTACGCTTCTCGGCGCAGCGCGGAGTGGATCAAGCTCAAGTGCACCCACCGCCAGGAGTTCGTGATCGGCGGCTACACCGCCCCGCAGGGATCTCGCACGGGGATTGGGTCCTTGCTGCTCGGTGTCCACGACGACACCGGCGCACTGCGCTATGCGGGCAATGTGGGTACGGGGTTCAGTGAACGCGTCCTGGCCGATCTGAGCCGAAGGCTCCGTGCGCTGCGCACCAGCGCGAGCCCGTTCGCCAATCCGCGCGCCCTCGGGAAAAAAGCCCACTGGGTCGAGCCGAAGCTCCTCGCCGAAGTCTCGTTTGGAGAATGGACAAAGGAAGGCAGAATCCGGCACTCCGTGTTTCATGGCCTGCGCGATGACAAGCCGCCCCAGGCCATTGTCCAGGAAAGGCCGAAGCAGTGGGCGAAACACCCGGCCACCGCCGGCTCCGGGATCGGTTCGTTGCGCGTATCGCATCCCGAGCGGGTCATTGACCCATCCACCGGCACCACGAAGATCGACCTCATCCGCTACTACGCCACCGTGGCGCCGCTGCTGATGCCCCACCTGGAAGGCCGCCCGGTTTCCCTCGTCCGAGCACCAGACGGGGTGAGCGGTGAACTGTTCTTTCAGAAGCACCTGGAGACTGGCCGCATGGAGGGCGTGCGGCAGCTCGCGGAGAGCCTTTTTCCCGGGCACCCTGCTCTGCTTGAAATCGCGGGCCCGCAAGGGCCGCTGTCGGCCGCGCAGATGAACACGGTCGAGTTGCATACATGGAATGCCCGCAAGGACAGGATAGGGCGACCGGACCGGATGACCTTTGACCTGGACCCCGGCGAGGGAGTGCCCTGGACCCACGTGCAGGAAGCAGCGACCTTGGTGCGCCTGATGCTCACCGAACTGGGCCTGCCCGCCTTTCTCAAGACCAGCGGAGGCAAAGGCCTGCACATCGTCGTGCCGATCAAGCGGCTTCATGACTGGGAAACGGTCAAGGGATTCAGCCAGGCGGTGGTGCGGCATCTGGCACAGACGATTCCACAGCGGTTCGTGGCCAAGAGCGGGCCCAAAAACCGCGTGGGAAAGGTTTTCGTGGACTACCTTCGCAATGGTTTCGGAGCGACGACAGCAAGCGCCTGGACGGCCCGCGCACGCCCCGGGATGGGCATATCGGTCCCGGTATCGTGGCCGGAACTGGACATGCTGGGCAGCGGTGCGCACTGGAATATCCAGAACGTAGGTCCACGTTTGCCCGTGGGCAATGGCGCCTGGGAGGGCTATGGGCAGGCTGCGGTGTCGATATCCAGCGCCCTGAAAGCGCTGGACTGA
- the phnD gene encoding phosphonate ABC transporter substrate-binding protein: MKLTRRSLLASASVLLTPPLAGLNPARAANVLTVGLIPSEDSRAMIANSQAMMDMLSKSLGMPVKPFVAADYNGVIEALRSKRLDVAYLGPFSYVMGTTVAPIEAFAVAETKKAGRAFYHSLIVAHKDSGIKTVADLKGKTFAFVDPTSTSGHLFPKAGLMKEGFNTDKDFGRVIFSGSHDSNAVAVQNKKIEAVAIADRILDAAIAKGLAKREDLVVVWKSDPIPESPTVWRKDLDADLKKRVQAAFLDVKDIPWSDQGMLNGFHPTNDKAYDIIRETAKILNLDLRAMK, from the coding sequence ATGAAACTCACGCGCCGATCTCTGTTGGCCAGCGCATCCGTGCTGCTAACCCCGCCGCTTGCCGGCCTCAACCCTGCCAGGGCAGCCAACGTCCTCACGGTAGGCCTGATTCCTTCCGAGGATTCGCGGGCCATGATCGCCAACAGCCAGGCCATGATGGACATGCTGTCCAAGTCGCTGGGCATGCCGGTCAAGCCCTTCGTGGCGGCGGACTACAACGGCGTGATCGAGGCCCTGCGTTCCAAGCGGCTGGATGTTGCCTACCTCGGCCCCTTCTCGTACGTGATGGGCACCACCGTGGCGCCCATCGAGGCCTTTGCCGTGGCCGAGACCAAGAAGGCCGGCCGGGCCTTCTACCACTCCCTCATCGTGGCCCACAAGGACAGCGGCATCAAGACCGTGGCCGACCTCAAGGGCAAGACCTTTGCCTTCGTGGACCCGACGTCCACCTCGGGCCACCTGTTCCCCAAGGCCGGCCTGATGAAGGAAGGCTTCAACACCGACAAGGATTTCGGCCGCGTGATCTTCTCCGGCTCGCACGACTCGAATGCCGTGGCGGTGCAGAACAAGAAGATCGAGGCCGTGGCGATTGCCGACCGCATCCTCGATGCGGCCATCGCCAAGGGCCTGGCCAAGCGCGAGGACCTGGTGGTGGTGTGGAAGTCGGACCCGATCCCCGAGTCGCCCACCGTCTGGCGCAAGGACCTGGATGCGGACCTCAAGAAGCGCGTGCAGGCCGCCTTCCTGGACGTGAAGGACATCCCCTGGTCGGACCAGGGCATGCTCAACGGCTTTCATCCCACGAACGACAAGGCCTACGACATCATCCGCGAGACGGCCAAGATCCTGAACCTCGACCTGAGGGCCATGAAATGA
- the phnA gene encoding phosphonoacetate hydrolase — protein MNTAVDTVQANGRQYARPQAPVVVVCVDGCEPDYVTQAIQAGAAPYLKRMLARGSSLIGDCVVPSFTNPNNVSIVTGVPPSVHGICGNYFYDVAADREVMMNDPEYLRAPTLLAAFADAGALVAAVTAKDKLRTMLGHGLKGICFSAEKADKATLAECGIENVLELVGKPVPSVYSADLSEFVFAAGVRLMETRRPDLMYLSTTDYVQHKCAPGTPEANAFYAMMDGYLAQLDALGAVIGLTADHGMSPKTDAAGNPRVVYLQQELDAQLGAGSTRVILPITDPYVVHHGALGSFATIYVNAGATLEGVRGALLALPGVEVVLTREEAVQRFELAGDRIGDLVVVSDHLTVLGTSAARHDLSGLTVPLRSHGGISEQKVPLLFNRPLKGVAPGRRLRNFDVFDLALNHALPSV, from the coding sequence ATGAATACCGCTGTTGACACTGTGCAGGCCAATGGCCGGCAGTATGCCCGACCCCAAGCCCCGGTGGTGGTGGTCTGCGTGGATGGCTGCGAGCCCGACTACGTGACGCAGGCCATACAGGCTGGCGCGGCGCCGTACCTCAAGCGCATGCTGGCGCGGGGCAGTTCGCTGATCGGGGACTGCGTGGTCCCCAGCTTCACCAACCCGAACAATGTGTCCATCGTGACCGGCGTGCCGCCTTCGGTGCACGGCATCTGCGGCAACTACTTCTACGACGTGGCCGCCGACCGCGAGGTCATGATGAACGACCCCGAGTACCTGCGTGCCCCGACGCTCCTGGCCGCCTTTGCCGATGCCGGTGCGCTGGTGGCGGCCGTGACGGCCAAGGACAAGCTGCGCACCATGCTCGGCCACGGCCTCAAGGGCATCTGCTTTTCAGCCGAGAAGGCCGACAAGGCCACGCTGGCCGAGTGCGGCATCGAGAATGTGCTGGAGCTGGTGGGCAAGCCCGTGCCCTCGGTGTACAGCGCTGACCTCAGCGAGTTCGTCTTTGCGGCCGGCGTGCGCCTGATGGAGACCCGCCGGCCGGACCTGATGTACCTGTCGACCACCGACTACGTGCAGCACAAGTGCGCCCCGGGCACGCCGGAGGCCAACGCCTTTTACGCGATGATGGACGGCTACCTCGCCCAGCTCGATGCGCTGGGCGCGGTCATCGGCCTCACCGCCGACCATGGCATGAGCCCCAAGACCGACGCCGCGGGCAACCCGCGCGTGGTCTACCTGCAGCAGGAGCTGGATGCACAGCTCGGTGCGGGCAGTACGCGGGTGATCCTGCCCATCACCGATCCCTATGTGGTGCACCACGGCGCCCTGGGCTCGTTCGCAACCATCTACGTGAATGCCGGCGCCACGCTGGAGGGTGTGCGCGGTGCGCTACTGGCACTGCCGGGCGTGGAGGTGGTGCTGACGCGCGAGGAGGCGGTGCAACGCTTCGAGCTGGCGGGCGACCGCATCGGCGATCTGGTAGTGGTGTCGGACCACCTCACGGTGCTGGGCACCAGTGCGGCGCGGCACGACCTGAGCGGGCTGACCGTGCCCCTGCGCTCGCACGGCGGCATCTCGGAGCAGAAGGTGCCGCTGCTGTTCAACCGGCCCCTGAAGGGCGTCGCCCCCGGCCGGCGGTTGCGCAATTTCGACGTGTTCGACCTCGCGTTGAACCACGCTCTTCCCTCCGTCTAG
- the psrA gene encoding iron-containing alcohol dehydrogenase PsrA, which translates to MPHEYLNPVRSVYGAGELLSLPKLLDGRRALLVTFPEARQLGLVARIEGLLGEQLAGVIDDVRPNPDVAELAAVYDAFWSGGAASAEVIIAVGGGSAIDTAKALMVATPSGRFSELVALLASGKAFTPARTKTLIAVPTTAGTGSEVTPWATIWDRGAQKKYSLHLPETWPSIALIDPELMLSLPASVTLQSGLDALSHALESIWNVNANPVSDTFAVAAVHEILETLPQLMEHLDDAALRGRMALAALKAGMAFSNTRTALAHSISYEMTLRYGLPHGIACSFPLPMVLERAIGQNPERDAVLESALGNLAGAPTRLARFIEELGVKTRFADYGVSDAQAQQMVAHALTGARGKNFIGANTAAIKEAA; encoded by the coding sequence ATGCCACATGAATACTTGAACCCCGTACGCAGTGTCTACGGGGCAGGGGAACTGTTGTCCCTGCCAAAGCTGCTGGATGGCCGGCGGGCACTGCTGGTCACCTTTCCGGAGGCCCGCCAGCTGGGCCTGGTGGCCCGCATCGAGGGCCTGCTGGGCGAGCAGCTGGCCGGCGTGATCGACGATGTGCGGCCCAACCCGGATGTCGCGGAGCTTGCGGCGGTCTACGACGCCTTCTGGTCCGGTGGGGCCGCGAGTGCCGAGGTGATCATTGCGGTGGGCGGTGGCAGTGCCATCGATACCGCCAAGGCGCTGATGGTGGCCACGCCCAGCGGGCGCTTCTCTGAACTGGTGGCGCTGCTGGCATCCGGCAAGGCCTTCACGCCAGCGCGGACCAAGACGCTCATCGCCGTGCCGACGACGGCCGGTACCGGCAGCGAAGTGACGCCCTGGGCCACGATATGGGACCGCGGTGCGCAGAAGAAGTACTCGCTGCACCTGCCCGAGACCTGGCCCAGCATCGCGCTGATCGACCCCGAGCTCATGCTGTCGCTGCCCGCCTCGGTCACGCTGCAAAGCGGGCTGGACGCGCTGTCGCACGCGCTGGAGTCGATCTGGAACGTGAATGCCAACCCCGTGTCCGACACCTTCGCGGTGGCGGCGGTGCACGAGATCCTGGAGACCCTGCCGCAGCTGATGGAGCACCTGGACGACGCGGCGCTGCGCGGCCGCATGGCCCTGGCGGCCCTGAAGGCCGGCATGGCCTTCTCGAACACGCGCACGGCGCTGGCGCACTCGATCTCCTACGAGATGACGCTGCGCTATGGGCTGCCGCACGGCATTGCCTGCAGCTTTCCTCTGCCCATGGTGCTGGAGCGCGCCATTGGCCAGAACCCGGAGCGCGACGCCGTGCTGGAAAGCGCGCTGGGAAACCTTGCCGGCGCGCCGACCCGGCTGGCCCGCTTCATCGAGGAACTGGGCGTGAAGACGCGCTTTGCCGACTACGGCGTGAGCGACGCCCAGGCGCAGCAGATGGTGGCCCATGCGCTGACCGGCGCACGCGGCAAGAACTTCATCGGAGCCAACACGGCAGCAATCAAGGAGGCAGCATGA